GCCTGGAGAGCGGCGCCCATGGCCACGCACTCGTCGGGGTTGATGCCCTTGAAGGGCTCGCTACCGGTGAAGTTCTTCACGGCCTCCACCACGGCGGGGATACGGCTGGAGCCGCCCACCATCAGGACCTTAGCCAGATCAGAGGGCTTCAGGCCCGCATCGCTCATAGCCTGACGCACAGGGCCCATGGTGGCGTCCACCAGATGGCCGGTAAGCTCATTGAACTTAGCCCGGGTCAGGGTGACATCCAGGTGCTTGGGGCCGGTGGCGTCGGCGGTGATATAGGGCAGGTTAATATTGCTGCTGGTGACGCCGGACAGCTCGATCTTGGCCTTCTCGGCGGCCTCCTTCAGACGCTGCATAGCCACCTTATCGCCGGAAAGGTCGATGCCGTCGGTGCGCTTGAATTCACTCACCAGGTACTTCATGATGCACTGGTCGAAGTCATCGCCGCCCAAGCGGTTATTACCGGCGGTGGCCAGGACCTCGATAACGCCGTCGTCAATTTCCAGAATGGACACATCGAAGGTGCCGCCGCCCAGGTCGTAGACCATGATCTTCTGGGCCTGCTCCTTATCCACACCGTAGGCCAGGGCCGCGGCGGTGGGCTCGTTGATGATACGCTTGACCTCCAGGCCAGCGATCTTGCCGGCATCCTTGGTGGCCTGACGCTGGGCATCGGTGAAGTAGGCGGGGACGGTGATAACCGCCTCGGTGACGGGCTGGCCCAGATAGGCCTCGGCGTCACCCTTCAGCTTCTGCAGGATCATGGCGCTGATCTCCTGGGGGGTGTAGGCCTTGCCGTCGATGTTTACCTTGTGGTCGGAGCCCATCTCACGCTTGATGGAGGAGATGGTGCGGTCGGGGTTGGTGATGGCCTGGCGCTTTGCCACCTGACCCACCATACGCTCGCCGGTCTTGGAAAATGCCACCACAGAGGGGGTGGTGCGGTTGCCCTCGGCGTTGGCGATGACAACTGCTTCGCCGCCTTCCATAACGGCTACGCAGGAATTGGTTGTACCCAAATCAATACCGATAACTTTAGACATAATAATTGCCTCCTAAATCTATAAACGATTTTTGATTACTTTTATAACGGGACTGCGCCCGGAACATACCTATTTTAATTGGCCACCTTTACCATGGCGAAGCGGACCACTCTGTCACCCATCTGATAGCCCTTGCGGAATACCTCCGCCACCGTGTTCTCGGCGAGGTTTTCATCGTCGATGTGCATGACGGCGTTGTGCTTTTCCGGGTCAAAGGGCTGGCCCAGGGCCTCGATCTCGGTAACGCCCAGCTTCTCCAGTACGGCGGCGAACTGCTTGCAGATCATCTCCACGCCCTGGCGATGAGGATCGCCCTCCTCGAACTGGCTTACGGCCCGGTCCAGGTTATCCGCCACATCCAGGAAGGGCTTCACGGTGTCCAGCTTGGCATCGGAATAGATGCTCTCCTTCTCCTTGGCGGTGCGCTTACGGTAGTTGTCGTACTCGGCGGCCAGGCGAAGATATTTATCGTTGCCGTCGCTGAGGAGCTTTGCCAGGCTCTCGAACTGCTCCATCTGCTCCCGGCTGACGGTGAAGGTCTCCTCCACCTCCGGCACCTCCGGCGTTTCCTCTGTCGGGGTCTCCTGCGCGGTCTCCGGGGCGGTCTGCTCCGGCTGCTCCATATCCTTTTTCTTTTTTTCACTCATTTTTTATTCTCCTCTCCCGGGGGTAGCTCCCGGGGCTTTTCAAACATACGGCTGAGGCTCTCGGCAAAGTAGCTGAGCCGGGCCGCCACAGTGGCATAGTCCATGCGGGTGGGGCCTACCACCCCCACAAGGCCCCGCATATTCTCGCCTATATCATAGCTGGCAATGACCACACTGCTGTCCTTCAGGGCGTCGTTTACATTCTCCGGGCCGATGAGAATCTGCATAGGAGCCCCGCCCACGGGAACAGGCAGGTCCTCCTTGCTGTCGGAAATAAAACTCATAAGCTCGTGGGCCTTGTCGGCGTCCCGATACTCCGGGAACTTCAAAATCTGGCTGGCGCCGCCGGTAAACACCTGCTGGGTCTGGGCCTGGGTGAGCAGCTCTCCGGCGTAGTCCACCACTTGGTTGAGCAGCAGAAACCACTGGCCCTCCACCTGGTCGCTGAGATTCATCAGGTGTCCGTTCATCTCCGGGGCGGAGATGCCGATAAAGTGGGTGTTGAGCAGGTGGCTGATTTGGCGCAGATGCTCCTCCTCCACCAATAATTGCAGGTGCATGAGCTGGCTTTTGACCCGGCTGTCGGACAGCATCACCACGGCAATAAAGCTATCGCTGCTGACGGCAATAAGTTCGAAGCGCCGGACCGTAACGGCCTGCTTATGATCGGCCACGGCATAGGCCGGGTAGCCCACCAGGGTGGAAGCCATCTGCCCCGCCCGAGCCACCACCTGATCGATCTGCTGCATCCGGCCGCCCAGAGCGGAGGTGATCTTCTCGGCCTCCTCGCTTGTGACGGTCTTGTGCTCCATGAGCTCGTTGACATACAGCCGGTAGCCCTTGGCCGACGGGATACGCCCGGCGGAGGTGTGGGGCTGCTCCAAATAGCCCATTTCCTCCAGGTCCGCCAGCTCGTTGCGCACGGTGGCGGAGCTGATCTTGCCGGGCATCCGCTCCACAACGGTCTTGGAGCCGATAGGCTCGGCAGACTGGATGTAGCCCTCGGTGACGATCTTCAGTATTTGCTTTTTTCGATCTGTCATTTCCATAGCTTTCTCCGTTTTTAGCACTCTATTCTCCCGAGTGCTAAACGCAGTTTACCACCTGTTTCCGCAGATGTCAAGAGGTGTCAATGTTAAACTATTGTGAACACGGAGCGTTTTTGCCGCGGGGTCGGCGCAGCGGGCCGGGAAGGCCGCAGCCTCCGGATCAAGGGCAGAATAAGCCCGCCCTTCGGCGCATGGCACCGAAGGGCGGGTACATCCGTTCCTGCCGCTATCGCAGAATTTCTTTACCGTCCGTAGGGCGCTTACAGACGGAAGTGTTTTTTCAGCCGCTGGTTTTCTCCCAGCACCAGCAAGGTCACGCTCCCGTCCAGCACGGTTTCCGGCGAGACATTTACCTCGGTTTTACCGTTTCGCTTCACGCCGAGGATATTGACGCCGTATTTCCTGCGGATATCCAGCTGGCCAATGCTGTGGCCCTGCCAGCTTTCCGGCACGGCGACCTCGATGATGGCGTGGTTTTCATCCAGCTCTATGTAGTCGAAGATGTGGTTGGCGGTATAGCGAATGGCCGCCCATTTTGCCAGCTGCTTTTCCGGGTAGGCCACTGCGTCCGCGCCGTTACGCAGCAGGAATTTCGCCTGCACATCCCGCTCGGCCCGGGACACCACATATTTTGCGCCCAGCTCCTTGAGCAGCGATGTTGTTTCCAGAGAGTTCTGAAAGCTCCCGCTGATGGTAACATAGCAAACATCATAGTTGCCAACACCCAGCGAGCGCAGAAAATCCACCCGGGTGCTGTCGCCGATCTGCGCGTTGGTGACAAAGGGCATACACTCGTTGACCCGCTCCTCGTCCCTGTCCACCGCCATTACCTGGTGTCCCAGCCTGCTCAGCTCCATAGCCAAATGCCGCCCGAAGCGGCCAAGTCCAATCAATAATACGCTTTTCATCGTGTACTCCTTTCAGCCTACGGTGATTTTTTCCTGGGGATACCGGGCATAAGTGAGATCATGCCCGGAAAATGCGGCGTAGATCAGGGTCAGTCCCCCTACACGCCCGAAGAACATCAGCAGAATGAGTATTCCCTGGGACAGCGTACCCAACTGTGGTGTCAGGCCCAGTGTCAGGCCCACCGTTCCCGCAGCGGAGGCCGTTTCATAGAGGCAGGCCCCCAGCGGCAGCCCCTCCACAGCGCCGATGATCGCCGCGCCGGCAACGGTCAGCGCCAAATACAGCAGCAGAATGGCGGCAGCGTTCCGCACAGCGGAGGGCTCCAGCCGGCGCCTAAAAAGCTGCGGGTCCTCCCGCCTGAAAAAGGCGGCCACCGCGTTGGCGGCCAGCACAGCCAGCGTTGTCACCTTCATACCGCCTGCGGTGGAGCCGGGGGCGCCGCCGGTGAGCATCAGCAGGATCGTAACCGCCCGGGAGATATTGCTCATTTCCGTCAGATCCACTGTATTGTAGCCGGCCGTTCGGGGCGTGACCGCCTGAAAGAGCGACGCCAAAATGCGCTGCCCTGTGGGAAGGTTCGAAAAGTCCGTCAGGAAAAACAGCAGCGCCGGAAGCACAATCAAAACTGCCGATACGCTCAAAATGACCTTGCTCTGCATACGGTAGCGCCGCAGGTGCAGGCCGTGGGTGCAAACATCATCCCATGTCAGAAAGCCGATGCCGCCCACGACGATCAGCAGCATAATGACGATATTCACCAGTGGATCGGCGGCATACGCCGTCAGGGAGGGGTACAGCGTCCCGGCACGGCCGAGAATATCGAATCCCGCGTTGCAGAAGGCGGAAATAGAGTGAAAGACCGCCATCCATACCCCCCGCAGGCCGTAGTCCCGGCAAAAGGCCGGCAGCAGCGCCAGGGCGCCCACCAGCTCTACCAGGAATGTCCCCCTGAGAATAAATCTCGTCAGGCGCACGATGCCGCCCACCGCCGGAGCAGAGATGGCATCCTGCATGGCGCTGCGCTCCTGCAGCGAGATATTTTTCCCCGAGAGCATCAGAAATGTTACAGCCGCCGTAATGACGCCCAGTCCGCCCACCTGGATCAGTAGCAGAATAACCCCCTGGCCGAACGAGGACCAGTAGGTGCCGGTGTCCTGCACCACCAGTCCCGTCACGCAGACGGCGGAGGTGGAGGTAAAAAGCGCCTGGGAAAACGGCGTCCAAGCCCGCTTAGCCGCCGAGAGCGGCAGCATCAGCACCAGGGCGCCCAGCAGGATAACCCCCGCAAAGCCTAAAATCATGATCTGAAAGGATGTTAAGCGGCGTTTCCGCCGGAAACCTGTCTCTGTCACACAGCTCACCTCCTAAAATGGACCTTACTCCCAATTTCGCGTACAGTAGTATAGCACGGTTTTTCTATTTTGGCTGTATAGATTTTGTTAAACATAGGCAGCGTGCCGAAAAAATTCTTTTCACCCCGCTGCCTATACCTTTGAAAAAGCCTCCGGACGGAGTTGATAGAAGTGTTTTTCTATGATAGAATCAAGGTAACACACTTCTGGAGGTGCGACCTTGAAAACGGATCCCCTGGCTCAGCTGCGCGCCGGCGCGCCGCTGACTACCCGTCAGCAGCTGTCCCTGACGCTGCAGCTCAGTTGGCCGGCCATTATGGCAAAGCTCGCCACCATCATCATGCAGTATATCGATGCAGCTATGGTGGGCCGTCTGGGTGCGGCCCAGGCGGCGGCGGTGGGGCTGGTGGCCTCCACCACCTGGCTCTTCGGAGAGCTGTCTTATGCGGCGGCTATGGGCTTCAATGTGCTGACGGCCCAGCGGGTAGGCGGCGGCCGCTTGGCCGAGGCCCGCAATATCCTCAAGCAGGCGCTGGTGCTGTGCCTGGGGTTCAGCGTGGTCATGGCAATGCTGGCGGCGGCACTGTCCGGGCCGCTGCCCGGAATACTTCGGGCAGACCGGGACATTTGGCAGGATGCCTCCGCCTACTTCCTGGTGTATAGCCTGTTTCTGCCCGCCCTCCAGCTCAATAATGTGGCGGCCGGCCAGCTGCAGGCCACAGGCAATATGCGCACGCCCGGTATCTGCATGGTGGTCATGTGCGTGCTGGATGTCGTGTTCAACACCCTGTTTATTTTCCCTACCGGTACCATCCGGCTCGGCTCCCTGGCCCTCCCCGGCGCCGGGCTGGGCACGGCAGGCGCCGCGCTGGGTACAGGCCTTGCTGAGCTGGTGATCGCTCTGTATCTGCTGCATTTTGTTCTGCGCCGCAATCCGGTGCTCCGTTTGCAAAAAGGCGAGCCTCTGCGTTTTAATCGGACACAGCTATGCACCATGCTCTGCATTGCCGCGCCTGTGGCCTCGGAGAAGGTCATACTGACCACAGCGCAGATCGTGTGTACCGCTATCGTGGCGCCCCTGGGCATGGTGGCCATCGCCGCCAACTCCTTTGCGGTCACGGCGGAGAGTCTGTGCTATATGCCCGCCTTCGGAATTCAGGGGGCCGCGGCTATGCTGGTGGGGCAGTGCGTGGGCGCAGGGCGGCGGCAGATGGCCCGCCGGCTGGGCTGGGTCACGGTGCTGCTGGGTGTAGTCATCATGGTCATCACCAGCGGGCTACTGTATCTCTTAGCTCCGCAGATGATGGCAATATTGACACCGAACCCGGACATCATCGCCCTGGGCACCCGTGTTCTGCGCATCGAGGCCTTTGCCGAGCCTCTGTTCGGCGCATCCATCGTGGCCGGCGGCGTATTTCAGGGCGCCGGCAGCACGCTGATACCCACGCTTTTCAATTTGGGAACTATGTGGGGCATCCGCATACCCCTGGCGTGGCTGGCTGCGCCCCGCTGGGGGCTGCCCGGCGTATGGGCGGCTATGTGCCTGGAGCTGTGCGTCCGGGGTATTCTCTATCTGATACGGATGGCCGGCAAGCGCTGGCTCCCCGTCCTGGAAGCCCAAGGTGCCGCCCACAGCGTGTCCGCAGCGGAAGGGGGCCCAGTATCCACACCCCCCGAGGGGGAGATGGCAGGAGACGGTATGCCTGCCGTCAAGGACAGATAAGCTAACAACGAAAAAGTGCTGAAAGGAAGGCTTTTCGCCCATAATTTCCGCCCATAAAATGCCCCGGCCCGCAGGTCAGCACCCTGCAGGCCGGGGATGCTTTATTCTCTTGGCAATCTGCACTGTTTCAGCCCGGCGCAGGGGGGTTACCCCTGGGTCTGGTCGGGCTTATCCGCATCCGCAGAGGGCTTATCCTCCCCCTCGGCAGGCTTATCCTCCCCCTCGGCAGGCTTATCCTCCCCCTCGGCAGGCTTATCCTCCCCCTCGGCAGGCTTATCCTCCCCCTCGGCAGGACTTTCCTCCCGGGGCGCGTCAAAATCCGGCATGGGGATGGGCTCAGACACAATATTTATGTGCTTGGCCGGAGCCTCGATGCTGTTGGGGGTGGAGGGGCGGAAGGCCTTGGGCGCATCCTCCCGGGTGGCGCCGTAGTTGTCCACGGTCTCCGGGTCCCGGCCCTCGATAATGGCCATCATCTCCTGGCCGGTAATGGTCTCCTTTTGCAGCAGGTAAGCGGCGATCTTGTCCAGCAGCTCCCGGTTGTTCTGCAAAATTTCCTTGGCCTCCCGGTGGCACTGGCGAATGATCTTGATGGTCTCCCGGTCCGCCGCCGCGTAGGTCTCCTGGGCGCAGGTCATGGAGTAGCTGCCGTCCAGGTACTGGCTCTGCACAGACCCCAGGGCCATCATGTCAAACTCGTCGCACATACCGAACCGGGCCACCAGGTTTCTCGCCAGCTCCGTGGCCCGCTCAATGTCGTTGGCTGCGCCGGAGGTCATGGTGTTGCAGACGATCTCCTCACTGGAGCGGCCTGCCAGCAGCGTGCGGATTTCCGTCAGAATGTCCTCCTTGGACATGAGGAACTTCTCCTCCTCCGGCAGGTGCAGGGTGTAGCCCAGAGCCCCCTGGGTATGGGGGACGATGGTGATTTTGCTCACGGGCTGGGCATTTTTCTGCTTGGCGGCCACCAGGGCGTGGCCCACCTCGTGATAGGCGATGATGCGCTTTTCCTGGTCGGTGATGACGGTGCCCTTCTTCTCCGAGCCGGCAATGACCACCTCGAAGGCCACCAGCAGGTCGTTCTGATTCACGGCCTTGCGGCCCTTGCGCACCGCCCGGAGGGCGGCCTCGTTCACCAGGTTTGCCAGGTCTGCGCCCACGCAGCCGGCGGTGGCCTGGGCAATCTTTTCCAGATTCACATCCTCGGCCAGATGGATGTTGCGGGTGTGGACCTGCAGGGTAGCCAGGCGGCCCGCCAGGTTGGGCCGGTCCACGGTGATGCGCCGGTCGAAGCGGCCGGGACGCAGCAGAGCCTTGTCCAGCACCTCCGGGCGGTTGGTGGCGCCCAGGACGATAACGCCCTTGCTGGGGTCAAAGCCGTCCAGCTCCGCCAGCAGCTGGTTCAGGGTCTGCTCCCGCTCATCGTTGCCGCCGAAGCGGCTGGCATCACGGGACTTGCCGATGGTGTCGATCTCGTCGATGAAGATGATGCAGGGGGCCACCTTGGCCGCCTCCTTGAAGAGGTCACGCACGCGGCTGGCGCCCACGCCCACGAACATCTCCACAAAGTCGGAGCCGGAGATGGAGAAAAACGGCACATTGGCCTCCCCTGCCACAGCCTTGGCCAGCAGGGTTTTACCCGTACCGGGGGAGCCCACCAGCAGCGCGCCCTTGGGGAGCTTGGCGCCGATGGCGGTGTACTTGCCGGGATTGTGGAGGAAGTCGATGATCTCCTCCAGGGATTCCTTGGCCTCGTCCTGCCCGGCTACATCCTTAAAGGTGATGCCGGTGGATTTCTCCATATACACCTTGGCGTTGGACTTACCCACGCTGCCGATGCCGCCGATA
This is a stretch of genomic DNA from Vescimonas fastidiosa. It encodes these proteins:
- the dnaK gene encoding molecular chaperone DnaK, yielding MSKVIGIDLGTTNSCVAVMEGGEAVVIANAEGNRTTPSVVAFSKTGERMVGQVAKRQAITNPDRTISSIKREMGSDHKVNIDGKAYTPQEISAMILQKLKGDAEAYLGQPVTEAVITVPAYFTDAQRQATKDAGKIAGLEVKRIINEPTAAALAYGVDKEQAQKIMVYDLGGGTFDVSILEIDDGVIEVLATAGNNRLGGDDFDQCIMKYLVSEFKRTDGIDLSGDKVAMQRLKEAAEKAKIELSGVTSSNINLPYITADATGPKHLDVTLTRAKFNELTGHLVDATMGPVRQAMSDAGLKPSDLAKVLMVGGSSRIPAVVEAVKNFTGSEPFKGINPDECVAMGAALQAGVLTGDVKGLLLLDVTPLSLGIETMGGVCTRLIERNTTIPVKKSQIFSTAADNQTSVEVNVLQGEREMAAANKSLGRFHLDGIAPARRGVPQIEVTFDIDANGIVNVSAKDLGTGKEQHITITSSSNMSKEDIEKAVKEAEQYAAEDAKIKEKVEIRNQADQMVYQAEKTLSEVGDKVPESEKAPIQAGIDKLKEKLKGEDSDAIKAATEELTQQFYKMSEKLYQQQAPQGDGAAQQPGADAGAQGGQYYDADYKVVDEDDQNK
- the grpE gene encoding nucleotide exchange factor GrpE, producing the protein MSEKKKKDMEQPEQTAPETAQETPTEETPEVPEVEETFTVSREQMEQFESLAKLLSDGNDKYLRLAAEYDNYRKRTAKEKESIYSDAKLDTVKPFLDVADNLDRAVSQFEEGDPHRQGVEMICKQFAAVLEKLGVTEIEALGQPFDPEKHNAVMHIDDENLAENTVAEVFRKGYQMGDRVVRFAMVKVAN
- the hrcA gene encoding heat-inducible transcriptional repressor HrcA, translated to MEMTDRKKQILKIVTEGYIQSAEPIGSKTVVERMPGKISSATVRNELADLEEMGYLEQPHTSAGRIPSAKGYRLYVNELMEHKTVTSEEAEKITSALGGRMQQIDQVVARAGQMASTLVGYPAYAVADHKQAVTVRRFELIAVSSDSFIAVVMLSDSRVKSQLMHLQLLVEEEHLRQISHLLNTHFIGISAPEMNGHLMNLSDQVEGQWFLLLNQVVDYAGELLTQAQTQQVFTGGASQILKFPEYRDADKAHELMSFISDSKEDLPVPVGGAPMQILIGPENVNDALKDSSVVIASYDIGENMRGLVGVVGPTRMDYATVAARLSYFAESLSRMFEKPRELPPGEENKK
- a CDS encoding potassium channel family protein, translating into MKSVLLIGLGRFGRHLAMELSRLGHQVMAVDRDEERVNECMPFVTNAQIGDSTRVDFLRSLGVGNYDVCYVTISGSFQNSLETTSLLKELGAKYVVSRAERDVQAKFLLRNGADAVAYPEKQLAKWAAIRYTANHIFDYIELDENHAIIEVAVPESWQGHSIGQLDIRRKYGVNILGVKRNGKTEVNVSPETVLDGSVTLLVLGENQRLKKHFRL
- a CDS encoding TrkH family potassium uptake protein, with the protein product MILGFAGVILLGALVLMLPLSAAKRAWTPFSQALFTSTSAVCVTGLVVQDTGTYWSSFGQGVILLLIQVGGLGVITAAVTFLMLSGKNISLQERSAMQDAISAPAVGGIVRLTRFILRGTFLVELVGALALLPAFCRDYGLRGVWMAVFHSISAFCNAGFDILGRAGTLYPSLTAYAADPLVNIVIMLLIVVGGIGFLTWDDVCTHGLHLRRYRMQSKVILSVSAVLIVLPALLFFLTDFSNLPTGQRILASLFQAVTPRTAGYNTVDLTEMSNISRAVTILLMLTGGAPGSTAGGMKVTTLAVLAANAVAAFFRREDPQLFRRRLEPSAVRNAAAILLLYLALTVAGAAIIGAVEGLPLGACLYETASAAGTVGLTLGLTPQLGTLSQGILILLMFFGRVGGLTLIYAAFSGHDLTYARYPQEKITVG
- a CDS encoding MATE family efflux transporter, encoding MKTDPLAQLRAGAPLTTRQQLSLTLQLSWPAIMAKLATIIMQYIDAAMVGRLGAAQAAAVGLVASTTWLFGELSYAAAMGFNVLTAQRVGGGRLAEARNILKQALVLCLGFSVVMAMLAAALSGPLPGILRADRDIWQDASAYFLVYSLFLPALQLNNVAAGQLQATGNMRTPGICMVVMCVLDVVFNTLFIFPTGTIRLGSLALPGAGLGTAGAALGTGLAELVIALYLLHFVLRRNPVLRLQKGEPLRFNRTQLCTMLCIAAPVASEKVILTTAQIVCTAIVAPLGMVAIAANSFAVTAESLCYMPAFGIQGAAAMLVGQCVGAGRRQMARRLGWVTVLLGVVIMVITSGLLYLLAPQMMAILTPNPDIIALGTRVLRIEAFAEPLFGASIVAGGVFQGAGSTLIPTLFNLGTMWGIRIPLAWLAAPRWGLPGVWAAMCLELCVRGILYLIRMAGKRWLPVLEAQGAAHSVSAAEGGPVSTPPEGEMAGDGMPAVKDR
- the ftsH gene encoding ATP-dependent zinc metalloprotease FtsH; the protein is MDSKNNKNNKNSKNNRNLRGVLVLLAWAVVLTIGFNYFAAYTGNAANKATSFEVDFSALTDLVREDKIARVEFKNGQILATPIDGYVYTDESGKEPKTYTNSEKTKVTLYTTQINSNNFYDLLDEHHVAYTAPVVEQMSPILQFMISYILPTILMLGAFLLVMRLLSKSSGGIGGIGSVGKSNAKVYMEKSTGITFKDVAGQDEAKESLEEIIDFLHNPGKYTAIGAKLPKGALLVGSPGTGKTLLAKAVAGEANVPFFSISGSDFVEMFVGVGASRVRDLFKEAAKVAPCIIFIDEIDTIGKSRDASRFGGNDEREQTLNQLLAELDGFDPSKGVIVLGATNRPEVLDKALLRPGRFDRRITVDRPNLAGRLATLQVHTRNIHLAEDVNLEKIAQATAGCVGADLANLVNEAALRAVRKGRKAVNQNDLLVAFEVVIAGSEKKGTVITDQEKRIIAYHEVGHALVAAKQKNAQPVSKITIVPHTQGALGYTLHLPEEEKFLMSKEDILTEIRTLLAGRSSEEIVCNTMTSGAANDIERATELARNLVARFGMCDEFDMMALGSVQSQYLDGSYSMTCAQETYAAADRETIKIIRQCHREAKEILQNNRELLDKIAAYLLQKETITGQEMMAIIEGRDPETVDNYGATREDAPKAFRPSTPNSIEAPAKHINIVSEPIPMPDFDAPREESPAEGEDKPAEGEDKPAEGEDKPAEGEDKPAEGEDKPSADADKPDQTQG